The genomic stretch ACCCTGATCTACTTCACCCTGAACATGAGCCTGATGTTGCTGATGCGCGTGGTCGAGAAGAAAGTTGCAGTGCCGGGCCTGATTTCCGTAGGGGGTAAATGATGGAATTCGACTTCTCGGGCATCATCCCGTCCCTGCCGGGCCTGTGGAACGGCATGGTGATGACCCTGCAATTGATGGCGCTGGGCGTCGTCGGCGGGATCATCCTCGGTACCATCCTGGCGTTGATGCGCTTGTCCCACAACAAGTTGCTGTCGAACCTTGCCGGTGCCTACGTCAACTACTTCCGTTCGATCCCGCTGCTGCTGGTGATCACCTGGTTCTACCTGGCGGTGCCGTTCGTGCTGCGCTGGATCACCGGCGAAGACACCCCGATCGGCGCGTTTGCCTCCTGCATCGTGGCCTTCATGATGTTCGAAGCAGCGTACTTCTGCGAAATCGTCCGTGCCGGTGTGCAATCGATTCCCAAGGGCCAGATGGGCGCCGCCCAGGCCCTGGGCATGACCTATGGCCAGATGATGCGTTTAATCATCCTGCCCCAGGCATTCCGCAAGATGACACCGCTGTTGCTGCAACAGAGCATCATCCTGTTCCAGGACACCTCGCTGGTCTACGCCGTCGGCCTGGTGGACTTCCTCAACGCTTCGCGGGCCAGTGGCGACATCATTGGCCGTTCCAATGAGTTCCTGGTATTCGCCGGTCTCGTGTACTTCATCATCAGCTTTGCCGCCTCGCAGCTGGTCAAGCGTCTGCAAAAAAGGTTCGCCGTATGATCTCTATCAAGAATATCAACAAGTGGTATGGGGACTTCCAGGTGCTGACTGATTGCAGCACCGACGTCAAGAAAGGTGAGGTGATCGTGGTGTGCGGGCCGTCCGGCTCCGGCAAGTCGACCCTGATCAAGTGCGTCAATGCCCTGGAACCGTTCCAGAAAGGCGACATCGTGGTCGACGGCACTTCGATTGCCGACCCCAAGACCAACCTGCCAAAACTGCGCTCGCGCGTTGGCATGGTGTTCCAGCACTTCGAACTGTTCCCGCACCTGACCATCACCGAAAACCTGACCATCGCGCAGATCAAGGTGTTGGGCCGCAGCAAGGAAGAAGCCACCAAGAAAGGCCTGCAACTGCTCGAGCGCGTCGGCCTCTCGGCCCACGCCCACAAGCATCCGGGCCAGCTCTCCGGTGGTCAGCAGCAGCGTGTGGCGATCGCCCGCGCACTGGCCATGGACCCGATCGTCATGCTGTTCGACGAACCGACCTCGGCGCTGGACCCGGAAATGGTTAACGAAGTGCTGGACGTCATGGTGCAACTGGCCCACGAAGGCATGACCATGATGTGCGTGACCCACGAAATGGGCTTCGCCCGCAAAGTGGCGGACCGGGTGATCTTCATGGACGCCGGCAAGATCATCGAAGACTGCCCTAAGGAAGAGTTCTTCGGCGACATCAACGCTCGCGCCGAACGTACACAGCACTTCCTGAACAAGATCCTGCAGCACTAAGCAGCACACCGCTCCTCGCCCCCGTGTAGGAGCGAGCTTGCTCGCGATGGTGGGTCAGCTACATCACTGTTGACTGACACTCCATCGCGAGCAAGCTCGCTCCTACACAGGGACTGCGCGGATTTGTAGATTTGTGTTGTGGTTGACCCAAGGCATCTGTGATGAAATGCGACCCCACTCTTTATCGCGCCGCACCGCCATCACTCGCCGTGAAACCTCGTCTGATCCGCCACCTGTTCCTGCCGCCGCTGATCATCCTGCTGATGCTCGCACTGGGGCTGCTCGGCTTCTGGATCAGTGAGCACTACGGCATTCGCAGCCTCGGCGAAAACGGTCAACGCCAGCTGGAACTGCACGCCCGTGCGGTGGAAAGCGAGATCAGCAAATACACCTACCTGCCTAGCCTGCTGGAACTCGAATCGAGTGTTTCGCAGTTGCTGGCCGAGCCGTCGCCGGAACACCGGCAAGCGGTCAATAATTACCTTGAAGGCCTGAACCGGCGCAGCCGCAGTCGGGCCATCTACGTGATGGACACCACCGGCCGAGTCCTGGCCACCAGCAACTGGCGCGACGTCGACAGCTACCTGGGCGAAGACCTGTCCTTCCGTGCCTATTTCCAGAACGCAGTACGCGGCCAGCCCGGGCGCTTCTACGGGATCGGCAGCACCAACGGCGAACCCGGCTACTACCTGGCCCACGGCCTCGAGGAGCAAGGCAAGATCATCGGCGTCGCGGTGGTCAAGGTGCGCCTGGAAGCCCTGGAAGAACGCTGGCAGCGCGCCCGCCTGGAAGCCTTCGTCAGCGATGAGAACGGCATCATCATTCTCTCCAGCGACCCGGCGCGACGGCTCAAGGCCGTGCGTCCACTGAGCGACGACACCAAGGAGCGCCTGGCCCGCAGCCTGCAATACTACTGGTTCCCGCTCAATGAGCTGGAGCCGCTGGCCCGCGAACGCCTGGCCGAAGGCGTGGAGAAACTGACCTTCCCGGCCAACGCCGAAGTGGTCTCCGACGACGAGGCCATCAGCTACCTGTCGCAGACCCGCCCCCTGAGCGACACGCCGTGGAATTTCACCCTGCTGACACCGCTCCAGGACCTGCGGCGCGAGGCGATCAACCAGGGCATTCTGGTGGCAGTGGCCTTCGCCCTGGTGGCGTTCCTGCTGATCGCCTGGAACGAGCGCCGCAAGGTCATCGCCACCCGCCTCGCGGCCCGGGAAGCCCTGCAGGAAGCCAACAATCAACTGGAGCGACGGATTACCGAACGCACCACTGACCTGCGAGCTAGCAACGAACGCCTCAAGGGCCAGATTCGCGAACGGCGCCTGGCCGAGGAAACCCTGCGCCATGCCCAGGATGAATTGGTACAGGCCGGTAAACTGGCGGCCATCGGCCAAATGTCCACCAGCATTGCCCATGAACTGAACCAGCCCCTGGCGGCGTTGCGCACCCTGTCCGGCAACACCGTACGGTTTCTCGAACGTGGCCAACTGGACACCGCCAGTGCCAACCTGAAAACCATCAATGAACTGATCGATCGCATGGGCCGCATCACGGCCAGCCTGCGCTCCTTTGCCCGGCGCGGCGACGACAAGGGCCAGGCCAGCCTGGGCAAAGCGGTCGATGCGGCCCTGCAACTGCTGGGCGCGCGCCTGGAACACAGCGGCCTGCAGTTGCACCGCGCGTTCACTGACGAACAAGTGTCGATCGACCAGACCCGTCTGGAGCAGATCCTGGTCAACCTGATCGGCAATGCCCTGGATGCCATGCAGGCGCAAGCTGCGCCCCAATTGTGGCTCGAGGGTGAGGCAGTGGACGGCAAGTACCGGCTGCACGTACGCGACAACGGCCACGGCATTGACGCCGAGGCGCGCAAGCATCTGTTCGAACCCTTCTTTACCACCAAGCCTGGCGAACAGGGCCTGGGCCTCGGCCTGACCCTGTCGGCAAGCCTGGCCGCCGCGACCGGCGGCAGCCTGGGTGTCGAACACCCGGCCAGCGGTGGTACCGCATTTGTCCTCAGCTTACCCTTGGTAAGCCCCCTGCCCGTCGAGCCGATATGAACAACGATCTTAGTGTGCTGATCGTCGAAGACGATCCCCATGTCCTGCTCGGTTGCCAGCAGGCCCTGGCCCTGGAAGACATCCCCTGCACTGGCGTTGGCAGCGCTGAAGAAGCCCTGGCGCAGGTGGGCGACAACTTTGCCGGGATCGTCATCAGCGACATCCGCCTGCCGGGCATCGATGGCATGGAGCTGCTGGGTCGGCTCAAGGCTCGCGATCGCAGTTTGCCGGTGGTGCTGATCACCGGGCACGGCGACATTTCGATGGCTGTCGACGCCATGCAAAAAGGCGCCTACGACTTCATGGAGAAACCCTTCTCCCCCGAGCGCCTGGTGGACGTTGCCCGACGTGCCCTGGAGCAACGCAGCCTGGCCCGCGAAGTCAGCTCCTTGCGCCGGCAACTGGCTGAACGCGACTCACTGGAAGGCCGCATCATTGGGCGCTCGCCCGCCATGCAGCACCTGCGCGAACTGATCGCCAACGTCGCCGACACGTCGGCCAACGTGCTGATCGAAGGCGAGACCGGCACCGGCAAGGAGTTGGTTGCCCGTTGCCTGCACGACTTCAGTCGCCGCCAGGCCCAGCCTTTTGTCGCACTGAACTGCGGTGGCCTGCCGGAAAACCTGTTTGAAAGCGAAATCTTCGGGCATGAGGCGAACGCCTTTACCGGCGCCGGCAAACGGCGGATCGGCAAGATCGAACATGCCAACGGCGGCACCTTGTTCCTCGACGAAGTGGAAAGCATGCCGTTGCCCCTGCAGATCAAACTGCTGCGGGTATTGCAGGAACGCACCCTGGAGCGCCTGGGTTCGAACCAGAGCGTGGCGGTCGATTGCCGGGTGATTGCCGCCACCAAGTCCGACCTCGACGAACTGGGCCGCGCCGGCCAGTTCCGCAGCGACCTGTATTACCGCCTCAACGTGGTGACCCTGGAACTGCCGCCGCTGCGCGAACGCCGCGAGGACATCCTGCAACTGTTCGAGCACTTCCTGCAGCAATCATCGCTGCGCTTCGACCGCGCTGTCCCGGACCTGGACAACCAGACCCTGTCGCACCTGATGAGCCACGACTGGCCGGGCAACGTGCGCGAACTGCGCAACGTCGCCGAACGCTTTGCCCTCGGCCTGCCGGCGTTCAAGAAATCCGGCGCCACTGGCGCAGCCCAGGGCCTGGGGTTTTCCGAGGCGGTGGAAGCCTTCGAGCGCAACCTGCTGAGCGATGCCTTGCAACGCAGCGGCGGCAACCTGACCCAGGCCAGCCTGGAATTGGGCATGGCCAAGACCACGCTGTTCGACAAGGTCAAGAAGTACGGCCTCAGCCACTAACCCAGCGAGAACAGTCGTGGATCTATTGTTGAAAGCGGCCCTTGGCGCGGCGGTGGTGGTGATAATCGCCGCCCTGGCCAAGACCAAAAACTACTACATCGCCGGCCTGGTGCCGCTGTTTCCGACCTTCGCCCTGATTGCCCACTACATCGTCGGCAAGGGCCGCTCGCTGGACGACCTGAAGACCACCATCGTATTTGGCATGTGGTCGATCATTCCGTACTTCGTGTATCTGGCGACCCTGTACCTGATGGTCGACCGGCTGCGCCTGGAAGCCTCGCTGGCGGTGGCCGCCGTGGCCTGGCTGATGGCCGCCACCGTGCTGGTCAGCGTCTGGGTCCGCCTGCACGCCTGAGTCGGCGCAGCGTTCAAAGCAGATTCATCCCCCGCACTGGCTCGATTTGCGCCCAATGCGAGGTGTCTTCGCGGTGCTGCTGCAGGTAGGGCAATACCGCCGCCAGCAACGGCGCCTTGAATGCCTCCTGGAATCGATGGGCCAGCCCTGGAATCAGCTTGAGCTGGCTGCCCTGGATGTGCGCCGCCAGGTGAATGCCATGCATCACTGGCAGCAACGGATCGGCCGTGCCGTGCACCACCAGGGTCGGTACCCGCAACTGGTTGAGCAACGCCACCCGGCTTGGCTCGGCGAGGATCGCCATGATCTGGCGCTTGACCCCTTCTGGATTGAACGCCCGGTCATAGGACTGCGCTGCCTGCTGCAGCAGCGCCTGGCGATCATCGGTGACCTGCGGACTGCCCAGGGCGGCCAGTAGATCGGCCTGTTGCTCCAGGGCCACTTCGCGGTTCGGCGCACTGCGCCGGGCGAGCAATTGCACCAGCGCCGCGTTGGGCGCCGGCAGGCCCGCCGCGCCGGAACTGCTCATGATCAGCGTCAGGCTCTCGACCCGCTGCGGCGCCATGGCCGCCATGTGCTGGGCGATCATCCCGCCCATGCTCGCCCCCAGCACATGGAATTGCTTCACGTGCAGGGCGTCCATCAAGCCCAGGCCATCGTCCGCCATATCGCTCAGGGTGTAGGGCGCCGACACCGGCAGGCCGAGCTTATAGCGCAAGGCCTCGAAGGTCAGGTTGGCGCTGGCAGGAGCCTGGCGCCAGGTCGACAGGCCGACGTCGCGATTGTCGTAGCGAATCACCCGAAAACCTTGCTCACAGAGGGCCACCACCACCTCGTCCGGCCAGTGGATCAACTGCCCACCCAAGCCCATCACCAGCAGCAGCGCCGGATCCGAGGCGCGGCCGATGCTCTGGTAGGCCAGGCTCACTTGCGCCAGGTCGGCATGTTGGGTCACCACGTTGACATCGCAGCGCGGCGCCGCCCAGGACGCCGGGCCAAAACACAGCGCGGCCAGGAAGATGGCCGCGGATAAACACAAGACACGCATGAAAAACACCGAAACGCAGAACCCCAGTAGAGCGCGAGTCTGATGAACTTTGTTGAAGCGCGCTGCCACAGTTGCGTGACAGTTTGATGAATCTCGCCGAGCGGTCGGCGGAGCCATTCAAGACGTTGGATGTCAAGGCAGTCCTCAAAACGCCGGCTACAGAACTGAAGATTGCCGGCCAGCGCATCTACACCGAACAACTGAGCCTCAGGCGCAGTGATCCCACGATCAGTTAAGCGCTGACAGCAACCTGTAGCAGCTGCCGAGCTGGCTAGGCTACGCTCGACTGCTGCAAGGACTGGGCAAATTGCTTGACTACGCCCGCTCTCATCCGGCGATGCGTCAAGCCAACTGACTGCGCAACTGGCGAGCCGCCGCCACCATGTTGACCAACGCGGCTTCAGTCTCCGGCCAGGCCCGGGTCTTGAGGCCGCAGTCCGGGTTGACCCACAGGCGCTCGGCCGGGATGCGTTGCACCGCCTTGCTCAGCAACTTGACCATCTCCTGGGTGTCGGGCACTCGCGGCGAGTGGATGTCGTACACGCCCGGGCCGATATCGTTCGGGTAGTCGAAGGCCTTGAAGGCTTCGAGCAACTGCATGTCCGAACGCGAGGTTTCGATGGTGATCACGTCGGCGTCCATCGCCGCAATCGACTTGATCACATCGTTGAACTCGCTGTAGCACATGTGGGTGTGGATCTGGGTTTCATCGCGCACTCCAGACGCACTCAAGCGAAACGCCTGCACTGCCCAATCCAGGTACTCCTGCCACTGCGCCTGGCGCAAGGGCAGGCCTTCGCGGAACGCCGCTTCATCGATCTGGATAATCTTGATCCCGGCCCGTTCGAGGTCCAGCACTTCATCGCGCAGGGCCAGCGCCAACTGCTGTGCCTGGACTTTGCGTGACACATCTTCCCGGGGGAAGGACCACATCAGCATGGTCACGGGACCGGTGAGCATGCCTTTCATGACCTTGTCGGTCAGGCTCTGGGCGTAGGTGATCCAGTCCACGGTCATGGCTTTCGGACGACTGAGGTCGCCGTAGATGATCGCCGGTTTCACACAGCGCGAACCGTAGCTCTGCACCCAGCCAAAACGGCTGAACAGATAACCGTCCAATTGCTCGGCAAAGTACTCGACCATGTCGTTGCGCTCAGCCTCACCGTGCACCAGCACATCGAGCCCCAGGCGTTCCTGAATCTGCACGGCGTGGCGGATTTCACTGTGCATGGCATCGGTGTAGTCGTTGGCCGACAACTTGCCCTGCTTGAACGCCTGGCGGGCCAGGCGGATCGCCCCGGTCTGGGGGAACGAGCCGATGGTGGTGGTCGGGAAGACCGGCAACTGCAAGCGTGCGCGTTGCTGCTCGATGCGCTGGGCAAACCCCGACTGGCGCTGGCTGTCACTGTCGCGAATGGCCTCGACACGGGCCTGCACCTGGGCCTTGTGAATCCGTGGCGACTGGGCGCGACTGGCCTGGATCGCGCGACTTTGCGCCAGTGCGGCTTGCACCTTGGGCGACTGCGGATCGTTCAGGGCGTCACGCAGCACGGCAATCTCGCCACACTTCTGCACGGCAAAAGCCAGCCAGCTTTTCAGTTCAGGATCGAGCTGGTCCTCGCGTTCCAGGTCCACCGGGCTGTGCAGCAACGAACATGAACTGCTGACCCACAGGTTGTCGCCAAAGCGCTCCTGGGCTACTTGCAGTTGCGCCAGGACCGGCTCCAGTTCACAACGCCAGACGTTGCGACCGTTGACCAGGCCCACCGAGAGAACCTTGTAGGTCGGCAGCCGATCGAGCACGTGCAGCAGTTGGTCGGGCGCACGTACCGCATCGATGTGCAGGCCCTGGACCGGCAGGCCGACCGCCAGCCCGAGGTTGTCTTGCAGGCCGCTGAAGTAGGTCGCCACCAGCTTTTTCAGCGGCGAGTACTGGAGGATGTGATAGGCCCGTTCGAAGGCGCTCTTCCATGCCTGTGGCAGGTCGAGGGTCAGGATCGGCTCATCGATTTGCACCCACTCCACGCCTTGGGCAGCCAGGCGGCCGAGGATTTCGTTGTACACCGGCAGCAGGCGTTCCAGCAGGTCGAGCTTGTCGAAGTCGTTGCCTTTGGCCTTGCCCAGCCACAGGTAGGTCAGCGGGCCGATGATCACCGGCTTGACGTTGTGACCGAGGGCGCGAGCTTCGTCGACTTCATCGAACAGTTGTTCCCAGCTCAGCTTGAACTGCTGGTCGACGCTGAACTCCGGGACCAGATAGTGGTAGTTGGTGTCGAACCACTTGGTCAATTCCTGGGCATATTGCGCCTGGGCATGCTCACCGCCGCAGCAGGTCGCGGTGGCACCACGGGCCATGGCGAACAGGCTGTCGAGGGTCGGTTGGCCCCGGTCATCACGGGTGCTGTCGAAGCGTTGGGGAATCACCCCGAAGGTCAGCGAATGGCTCAGGACCTGGTCGTACCAGGCAAAGTCACCCACCGGCAGCAGGTCGATCCCGGCCTCTTTCTGCAACTGCCAGTGCCTGGCGCGCAGATCGCGGCCGACCGCTTGCAGGGCCGCTTGATCGAGGTCGCCCTTCCAATAGGCTTCGAGGGCTTTTTTCAGTTCGCGATCAGCGCCGATGCGGGGAAAACCGAGGGTGTGGGCCAAGGCCATGGCGTTTAACTCCTGAATAAATAATGGGCCTATTGTCGACAGCCAGGCCATCATGAGACAAACTCAACCTTTTCGTGTTCATCACAAAATTTATTCATGGAGGCCACGGTGCTCGAAATCCGTCACCTGAAGACCCTGCACGCCCTGCGTGAAGCCGACAGCCTGGTCGACGCCGCCGAACGCCTGCACCTGACCCAGTCGGCCCTGTCCCACCAGTTCAAGGAACTGGAAGAGCGCATGGGCATGCCGTTGTTCGTGCGCAAGACCAAGCCGGTGCGTTTCACCAGTGCCGGCCTGCGCCTGCTGCAACTGGCCGACGCCACCCTGCCGCTGTTGCGCGGAGCCGAGCGCGACATCGCCCGGCTGGCCGGCGGCACGGCCGGACGCCTGCACATGGCGATCGAATGCCACAGCTGCTTTCAATGGTTGATGCCGACCATCGACCAGTTCCGCGATGCCTGGCCGGAAGTCGAACTGGACCTGGCCTCGGGTTTTTCCTTCGCTCCGCTGCCGGCCCTGGCCCGTGGCGACCTCGACCTGGTGGTGACCTCCGACCCGCTGGAGCTGGCCGGGATCACCTACGTGCCGCTGTTTACCTATGAAGCGATGCTTGCCGTAGCCAATCAGCATCGCCTGGCCAGCAAGCCCTACATCGTGCCCGAGGACCTGCTCAGCGAAACCCTGATCACCTACCCGGTGGAACGGGATCGGCTGGACATCTTCACCCGCTTCCTCGAGCCGGCCGACATCGAGCCGGCCCAGGTGCGGACCTCGGAGCTGACGGTGATGATGATGCAATTGGTCGCCAGCGGTCGCGGTGTCTGCGGCATGCCCCACTGGGCCCTGCATGAGTACAGCTCACGGGGTTATGTGAAGGCCAAGCGGCTGGGGGAGAAAGGCCTGTTCGCCACGCTGTACGCCGGCATCCGCGCCGACATGCTGGATGCGCCGTACATGCGTGACTTCCTGCTGACCGCCAAGGACACCTCGTTCTCCACCCTGGACGGGGTCAGCGTGGTCCGGTGAGAGGCCGCTGCCCCTATACCATCCTTTTCGGTTCAGACAGCAGGCGTACGGCCAGGGCCGCCAGGACGAAGCCCATGAAATAGCGCTGCACCGCCAGCCAGCTCGGGTTGTTGACGAACCAACTGGCGATGCCTGCGGCGAACAGGGCGATCAGCAGATTGACGGTAAAGCTGACGGTGATCTGGGTCAGGCCCAGGGCGATACTCTGGAAGAAGATCGAGCCGTGCTCAGGGTTGATGAACTGCGGAAACACCGAGAGATAGAACACCGCGATCTTCGGGTTCAGCGCGCTGGTGAGAAAACCCATCATCATCAGTTTGCGCGAAGAGTCCGGTGCCAGTTGCTGCGCCTCGAACGGCGAGCGAGCGCCGGGCTTGACCGCCTGCCAGGCCATCCACAACAAGTACAAGGCCCCTGCCCACTTCAGCGCCTCATAGGCCATCGGCACCGCCAGGAACACCGCCGTCAAGCCAGCCGCCGCCGCGAACAGGTGCACAAAAAAACCCGCCACCACGCCCACCAGCGAAATTACTCCGGCCTTACGCCCCTGGCAGATCGAGCGAGAGATCAGGTAGATCATGTTCGGCCCCGGGGTCAGTACCAGGAGCAGGGACGCCGCGGCAAAAATCAGCAGGTCGTGGGCAGTAATCATCAGGCAGTCCTTGTCAGTGATCGGTCAGGCCGGAGCCTTCAGTGAACGACGATAAAACGGCAGGATCAGGTCCCGTGTCAATGGCGCCAGCAGCACATCCGGTTCAACCTGCGGATCGACCCACACCACCTCCTCGATCTCGGCGGCCGGGCACACGGTTTGGTAGATCTGCAGCAGGAAGATTTCGGCCTCGACCACAAACCCTGGCTCATTCGCCGCCGGTGCGCAGAACGGGCCCAGGTAACGGGCCTGGGCAGTATCGATGCGCAACCCCAACTCTTCTTCCAGCTCGCGGGCCAGGGCCTGCACCGGTTGTTCGTGGGCTTCGATCTTGCCGCCCGGCTGCATGAACGCAGTGGTGCCACGCTTGCGGACCAGCAGGGTGCGGCCGTCGGGACCGATCAACAGCGCGGCAGCAATGCGGATAATACGGGGCTCAACACAAACGGAATCGGTCATGGACAATCAGCGGCCTTGGTTCAAAGAAACCAAGGATCCCACGGCCGCCGGGGCTGCGTCACCCTCCATGGATTGCCCCTGCCGCCTGTCTGGGCCAGTATGTTCGGCAACTTCAGGCCGTGAGCCGACCGGGAACGCTGAATGAATCACTCGCGGCAGGATATCGCCTGGCACCGCTCCATCGGGCAGTTGATCGATGCCCTCGACAAACCCAACTTCTGGACCCAACTGGTGCGCCTGCTGGACCAGTACCTGAGCTTCGACAGTTGGGTGGTGGTGCTCTTCGACGGGGATCAGCGGCCCCTGGTGTTCGGCGAATGCCCGAGTGCAGACGGTAGCCCCGACCCATTGTTCCAGGATTACCTGATGGGCCTGTTCCTGCTGGACCCGTTCTACATCGCCAGCCGCGAGCAGGCGCGCACTGGGCTCTATCGCCTGTCCGAGGTAGCGCCCGAGCACTTCGAGCTGACCGAGTACTACCAGCGCTACTTTCGCCTGAACGTGGTGGCCGATGAAATCCAGTTCAATTGCCAGCTCGAGGGCGAGCGCACCCTGTGCCTGTCGCTGGGCAGCCAGCAACGGTTCAGCAGCGAACAGATCGCCCTGCTGTCGCTGATCCAGCCGTGGGTCCTGAGCCTGCTGCGCCAACGCCTGCCCTATGAAAACGAGGTACCAGCCACACCTGAGCCGCCGGCCCAGCACACTGACTGGCGCAGCCGCCTGGAAGCTTCATTGCAACAGATCAAGGGCGCGCAACTGACTGCCCGCGAACTGGATGTCGGGCGCTGGATGCTCAGCGGTTGCTCCAGCAAGGAAATCGCCCGTAAGCTGGAAATCTCTGCCGAAACCGTGAAAGTCCATAAGAAACACATCTACAGCAAGCTGGGGATCAAATCCCAGTCCGAGCTGTTTTCGATATTTTTGCAGGCACAAGCAAATCCCGACCTGTAGAAAATCGTGCCGAATTTGATGAGTCCGAACCCAAGGAACCCGTATGAGCCTGTCACTCCTGAGCCGCTACGCCTTCTTTGCCGCCTGTGTGATCTTTACCCTCGCCAGCCTGCCGTTTCTGCACCATGAGTGGGTCTGGCCGCTGACCATCATCACCGGCCTGCTGAGCCTGCTGGGTATCTTCGACCTGCTGCAAAGCCCCCATGCGGTGCGCCGCAACTACCCGATCCTGGGCAATATCCGTTACCTGGTGGAAGGCATCCGCCCGGAGATCCGCCAGTACCTGCTGGAATCCGACAGCGACGCCCTGCCCTTTTCCCGGGCCCAACGCTCACTGGTCTATTCGCGCGCCAAGAATGAAAGTGCCGACAAACCCTTCGGCACTCTGATCGATGTCTACCAGTCAGGGTTCGAATTCATCGGCCACTCGATGCGCCCGGCCCCGGTGACCGATCCCAGCAGCTTCCGGGTGATCGTCGGCGGCCCGCAGTGCAGCCAGCCGTACTCGGCCTCGGTGTTCAACATCTCGGCCATGAGCTTTGGCTCCCTCAGCGCCAACGCCATCCGGGCGTTGAACCAGGGCGCGAAACTCGGCAACTTCGCCCACGACACCGGCGAGGGCAGCATCAGCCCCTATCACCGTGAACACGGCGGCGACCTGACCTGGGAACTGGGCAGCGGTTACTTCGGCTGCCGCACGACCGATGGCCGCTTCGACCCGGAACGCTTCGCCACCCAGGCCCAGAACCCGCAAGTGCGGATGATCGAAATCAAGATGAGCCAGGGCGCCAAGCCGGGCCACGGCGGGATCCTGCCCAAGCACAAGGTGAC from Pseudomonas sp. S04 encodes the following:
- the metR gene encoding transcriptional regulator MetR — its product is MLEIRHLKTLHALREADSLVDAAERLHLTQSALSHQFKELEERMGMPLFVRKTKPVRFTSAGLRLLQLADATLPLLRGAERDIARLAGGTAGRLHMAIECHSCFQWLMPTIDQFRDAWPEVELDLASGFSFAPLPALARGDLDLVVTSDPLELAGITYVPLFTYEAMLAVANQHRLASKPYIVPEDLLSETLITYPVERDRLDIFTRFLEPADIEPAQVRTSELTVMMMQLVASGRGVCGMPHWALHEYSSRGYVKAKRLGEKGLFATLYAGIRADMLDAPYMRDFLLTAKDTSFSTLDGVSVVR
- a CDS encoding LysE family translocator; this translates as MITAHDLLIFAAASLLLVLTPGPNMIYLISRSICQGRKAGVISLVGVVAGFFVHLFAAAAGLTAVFLAVPMAYEALKWAGALYLLWMAWQAVKPGARSPFEAQQLAPDSSRKLMMMGFLTSALNPKIAVFYLSVFPQFINPEHGSIFFQSIALGLTQITVSFTVNLLIALFAAGIASWFVNNPSWLAVQRYFMGFVLAALAVRLLSEPKRMV
- a CDS encoding NUDIX hydrolase; this encodes MTDSVCVEPRIIRIAAALLIGPDGRTLLVRKRGTTAFMQPGGKIEAHEQPVQALARELEEELGLRIDTAQARYLGPFCAPAANEPGFVVEAEIFLLQIYQTVCPAAEIEEVVWVDPQVEPDVLLAPLTRDLILPFYRRSLKAPA
- a CDS encoding helix-turn-helix transcriptional regulator, whose protein sequence is MNHSRQDIAWHRSIGQLIDALDKPNFWTQLVRLLDQYLSFDSWVVVLFDGDQRPLVFGECPSADGSPDPLFQDYLMGLFLLDPFYIASREQARTGLYRLSEVAPEHFELTEYYQRYFRLNVVADEIQFNCQLEGERTLCLSLGSQQRFSSEQIALLSLIQPWVLSLLRQRLPYENEVPATPEPPAQHTDWRSRLEASLQQIKGAQLTARELDVGRWMLSGCSSKEIARKLEISAETVKVHKKHIYSKLGIKSQSELFSIFLQAQANPDL